In the genome of Streptomyces sp. SAI-127, the window CGCACGGGAAGATCGCGCGCCGGATGCAGCAGGGGGCGTAGGCGTCGGCCGTCCGAGGGAGCCGGCCGGGCGTGCTCGGTCCGGCCCGGCGCTTGGATCACGGTGGTCGGCGGGCGGATCCTCGTGGAGCGGGGTGAACCCGTGCTGCCGGGGCTCACGGACGCGCTGCGTACGCACGGGACGATCGCGCGCCGGATGCAGCAGGGGGCGTAGGCGTCGGCCGTCGGTGAGGACGTGAGGGAGCCGGCCCGGACCGCTCGGTCAGGCCCGGCGGCGGGTCCACAGTGGTTCGGTGAGAGCCCAGTCCCGTTCCCACTCGGCGAGCCGGTGGCGGGCCGCCGCACCGCGGACGAGTGTGTGGCCGAGGAGGATCACCGCGATCGCGGCGCCCGCGCCACAGGCACCCATCGTCACCGTGTGCTGCCAGACCGCGGTCTCGTCCGGCGGCGGGGCCACGCTCCGGCCCCGGGAGTCGAACCACACGTCGACCTTCTCGCCCTGGTCGGTACCCGTCGGGACCCGGGCGGTGGCCGTCTTCGCGGCGCCACCGGCCTCCGTCCAGCGCACGGTCACCCGGTAGGAGCGCTCCCGGCCGCCCTGGACCGTGGGCAGCGAGTCCGGGACCCTGCCGACGACCTCCGCGCGGACCCGGTGGCGTTCGGAGCGCTGCGCGGCCGCCACCGCACGGGCGTCGTCATGGGCCCACCAGCCCACGACCGCGCCCACCAGCGGGGCACCCAGCAGCATCAGAGCAGTGACGGCCAGCACCGTCCACGCCTCGACGACGTCCGACCGGCGCCTGAGCGGATTACGCCGCCAGCGCCAGCCGCGCACCCGGGTTCGCATGTCGACCTCCGCACCACGCCCGCCTGCGAGTGGTCACACAGATGTAGTACCCCTCCATCCGCGTCGTTCACTTGTGGGGGAGCGCACATGCGCACCACCGTCAGCCGAAGCGCTCGATCCGGATACGGTCCACCGGCTGACCGGCCTCCACCAGCAGCCGCGAGGCGTGCTCGGCGAACGCGTTGGATCCACACACATAAGCCTCCCACCCACCCTCGGGCTGCGCAGCCAGGAGCGGCGCCACATGTGCGGCCGCCATACGTCCCACCGGCACCCCCTGGGGAGCGCTCCGAGTGAACACAGGGATCGTCTCGGCGCCCAACTCCCGCGCGTAGATGAGTTCCTCGGGGCTGCGCGCCGACACCAGCAGCCGCAGCGGCACGGACAGCCCTCGCGCCCGGTGGTGCCGCACCATCGACATCAGCGGTACGACCCCGGAGCCGGCCCCGATCAGCAGCGCGGGCCGGTCGCCGGGCCAGGCGAAGAACCCGCTGAGCGGCCCGCGCACCTCGACCTCGTCACCGGGCTCCGCCACCTCGTGGAACCACCCCGAGACCTCACCGCCCTCGACACGGTCCAAGGTCAGCTCGATGTGCCCGGAGTCCTCCGGCGGGGAGGCGATCGAGTAGTGGCGCTGGGCCGTGTAGCCGTCCTCGGCGGTCAGCCTCAGCATCAGATGCTGGCCGGGCAGATGCCCCTGCCAGGAGGGCACCGCGAAACGGAACGTGGCGGCGTACGGGGTCTCGCGGCGGACCTCGGTGAGCGTGGCGGTCTGCCACTCGGCGGCGCGGTTGCTCACCTCGATACGTCCTGGCACCGCGAACCGCGTGACGGGGGCGAAGGTCTCAGTCACCGGAGTACCGCTGCTCCTCCCACGGGTTGCCCCGCGCGTGATAGCCGTTCTGCTCCCAGAAACCCGGCTCGTCGTGATCCAGCAGCGTCAGCCCCGCCACCCACTTGGCGCTCTTCCAGAAGTACAGGTGCGGCACCAGCAGCCGCGCCGGCCCGCCGTGTTCGGCGGGCAGCGGCTTCCCGTCGTACTCCCACGCGATCCACGCCCGCCCGCCGGTCAGGTCCGCGAGCGGCAGGTTCGTGGTGTACCCGGTGTGCGAGTACGCGACGGCATGGGTGGCGGACCCATGGGGCCGGACCACAGCCAGGAACGCGTCCAGCGACACACCCGCGAACCGCACCCCGAACTTCGACCAGCTCGT includes:
- a CDS encoding ferredoxin reductase encodes the protein MTETFAPVTRFAVPGRIEVSNRAAEWQTATLTEVRRETPYAATFRFAVPSWQGHLPGQHLMLRLTAEDGYTAQRHYSIASPPEDSGHIELTLDRVEGGEVSGWFHEVAEPGDEVEVRGPLSGFFAWPGDRPALLIGAGSGVVPLMSMVRHHRARGLSVPLRLLVSARSPEELIYARELGAETIPVFTRSAPQGVPVGRMAAAHVAPLLAAQPEGGWEAYVCGSNAFAEHASRLLVEAGQPVDRIRIERFG
- a CDS encoding sulfite oxidase-like oxidoreductase translates to MNVTRGFTGRPRAQNTGLPPGQYDAGDDWPVLSAEVTPDLSPADWTFRVDGLVEQPRTWDWDEAHSLPASAYEGDIHCVTSWSKFGVRFAGVSLDAFLAVVRPHGSATHAVAYSHTGYTTNLPLADLTGGRAWIAWEYDGKPLPAEHGGPARLLVPHLYFWKSAKWVAGLTLLDHDEPGFWEQNGYHARGNPWEEQRYSGD